In the Doryrhamphus excisus isolate RoL2022-K1 chromosome 2, RoL_Dexc_1.0, whole genome shotgun sequence genome, GcctttcaactttttatctgcCACCATTTTCAAAACTACAAGGACAAAGCAGTCTTCAAAGACAAGATAAAGCCTCAAGAACGCCACGGAGCTTTGCTTGCATGGGAGTTTGTCAACACTTTGATCAAGTTTCTCCAAATTGCAACGTTTGGAACACCTGATCCGGTTGTAGATTTTTGTGGCATCGCCGTCACATTTGAAATGAAGACTCGTGATACGGCCTCATTGCGTTTTCCAGACGGTCCCATAGAACCAGTTATTTTAAATGCACATTTTCAAAcctaaataaacattttcagtgTATTCAACCTCATCTTCCTCAATGTCAATAGCGAATAGACTAATTCTGTCTCGGGGGGGATTAAATGCAGCTAAAGGGAGCCCAAAACCATACATCTATGTACGCCAATAGGAGGACAGCTTCATATTTAATTTGCAAgtagcaatgaagtctgtaaaattaaataataaaaaaaattacaactataatgatgaaaatggtaatattaataatgattataataatggtgataatcataacaataataatggtaataatgataacgattataacaataatgataataatgataataacaataataatattacaatgataatgtcgtgtggttagcgcgcagacctcacagctagaagaccagggttcaattccacccacggccatctctgtgtggagtttgcatgttctccccgtgcatgcgtgggttttctccgggtactccggtttcctcccacattccaaaaacatgctaggttaattggccactccaaattgtccataggtatgaatgtgagtgtgaatggttgtttgtctatatgtgccctgtgattggctggccaccagtccagggtgtaccccgcctctcgccggaagacagctgggataggctccagcaccccccgcgaccctcgtgaggaaaagcggtagaaaatgaatgaatgaatgataacgattataataataatgataatgataataacaataataatattaaaatgataataacaggggaaaacaagactgtagcatgaacatgattatatcttgcaaaaaggggtaggcattaataagcttttgcttcagcctactccttttgggcttgtgatcagatagttgcatacaaatgtaaataatggaaagttatattttgattgatgtaagaaatgcactgtaatgtttcatatatttgcccaaataaaatttaaaaaataataaaaaatttaaaaaattttggtAGGACTTTTTAAAAGCAATTTTGCCCCCCAAAATCTGCAGCGTTAAGGGTTAATTTGACTTCCTACGAGAAAACCTGCTACAAATCCTGATATACTGTATTCCGTATGAAGAGGTTCCACTCtacattttacttcatttctcAGCCAATTATGCAATAATCTTAACGAGACAGGACAAGTCGCCCATCGTGTTTCCAAAGCATCATTGCAGATTTCCATTTGCACCAAACCTAAGTACCTGGCGCCAGGTGGAACCATTTGTTCTCAGGACTTTGAAGCTATCACAGCCTCTATTACTATGCTCTCTGATTGAGACATGTCTGTGACATTTCAGCCAACTGAAGCTGCAACTGAAATCTAACTAAGCTTGTTTGGAAAAGCAGGGGAAAGGAAGTAACAGGAAACAGAGAACAcgggccacacacacacctgagtaTATGCTTCACCTGCCTTTTATGACCTCAAGGGTTCAAGGAAGGTGAACTTTGCCACAGCTCAGCTGCATGTTTCCAAGTGTCATTTCCTTTTTACTTCACTTTCACAGAGTAGCAATTACCGTAATATACAGTACGTCGTGGGTGTGTTGTAAAttgataatactactactaattgcTAATACTACAGTTGGGGATGGTGCAGCTGCTTTTCAGTGcaaggaaaaagagaaaaatgctgTCCAGTCCATTGCAGGACTCCCACGCTTGTGCAACACTCCACAATAGCTTCATTGTGGGTGgagattttttgttttgacttcACCGTGacgcaacttttttttccttttttttttattgtgccaCTTTCTccggtacagtacagtaaaaagTATGACAACCATTTAGGGCTCGACAGCTACAACTGGGATACATTACCCCGCAATTTGAAGCACTGCAGTGTCATGTCAGCACGTTTGCTTGGGGGAGGTAATGCATGGCTATGCGTCACAGCCACcaagcatactgtatatataatatataattcaaTGAGATATATATTTACCCGAATAGGAGGTTATTCCATGCACGGTGACGAGCTGTCCTCTTCAGGCGACAAATAAAGTTTGCCGattaggaaaaaaaacgacccccttgttttccttcttcttctaaGCGAGTCTCGTGGCTCTACCGTGGCCGCCCGTCGCCCCTCTCCCTCGGCCACGCTCGTCCTCTGAGTGCCCGCTGCCTGTGTGGAGGGAAGTGGGAGCCGCTCACATGGACACTTGAACAGAGCAGCTCGACTTCGCGTCCCGTTTGGCTAACAGCACTTTTAAAGAGGCagacatcttttttttgttgttgttagtgGCGGGTAGCTTCTTTACGGAAGCTAGGCTAATGTAGTCATGTCGTGCCGCCTTTTACGGACACATGAACTCGGTGCACTCGGGAGCTATTATAAAGAAGCCAATGAAgctcccctcccctcctccctcACATTTGCCACCAGCACCGAAATGGCTCGTTGGTCAAATGTGTTGTTGTGCTTTCGTGAAAGGCAAATAAATGACACGTTTAAAGCGGGCACACTTGATTCCTTGTGTGCGACAGGAAAGTGAACATGTGTGGTTACCTCACATGTCCTCAGATGACAGCGGCAAACGCGACTACCTTCTgcgcatgcgtgttttttttcctgtttgggAGCTAGTGTCAGCGCTAACTGCTGGCGGCTGGCCCTTACTGCAGCCGTGCAATGCAATGAATggagtacagtatagtacagtacactgatgtaaacaaaacaatcacAATTCCATTATGAGAAAATATTGTATCAAGTTTATGTattgtataatttttataaaatgctaaaaaatgataaaacacattttttttaaatatttgtaattatgcAGGGAAGTTGAAGTCCCCTGTTGGTCCCTTATTTACATTGAAGTTATTTTAAACTTAGCTACAATTTAGAAACAAAACACCACATTCTATGGTCTTGATGCAGGATTCCGGTATGAGTGGGGAAAATGGGAAACCACTATGACAcaaccacaaaaaacacaaaagtcatCCTGAGAAATGAACTTCTCTTTTAAAGGGGTccaaaagaagaaatgaaaatGGCATAACCATGAACGCTGCTGTGGGGGTCATGTGCAGTGCACTGCCCAGTGAGTACACGCTGCATAGAACATGTTGATCCACATTACGATACCAAAAGCTCATTACTGCAAACAACAGTATAATCCAGGGATCGACTGAGGCCGCCAGCTTGTGTGTCAAGATGCGGACCCCTTTGGCTGGCGCTAAAAGCATCCGCCATTATTGCGTCAAAGGGTTCATTTCATAATAATGGGGCGTTAAATCTTGGAGACTATATAAGGTGATTGGGACACAGCCATCGCCATTGTTATGCTTGACAGGAACCAGAAGGTCATGCTGTGGTTAGTGTGTGAGAGACTGTGAGAAAGTGCGTCACAGACACGTGAAGAGCTACCAACGTGACACTTGACCCTCCCGAGCTCGTCTCTCATGACACAGCCGCCGTCATGGCCGCTTTAGGTGACATGTGGCCAGCAACATCAGGCATGTGGATGGAAAAACATAACTGAAATTGATCGAGCGCTATCAGTCTGGAAGGTTATAAAGCCTTTTGTAAAGCCTTGGGACTCCAGCGAAGCTTCTCAGGAGTGGCCATCCAACTGAAATGACCCccaataggtcacaaaagaccccgcaacaacatccaaagtaccgcaggcctcacttgcttcAGTTAACGTCCGtattcatgactccaccatgagAAAGACATTGGGAAAAACTTTCTGAGACCAAAACCACAGCGTGAAAAAcgtcttgatgatccccaagacctttgggaaaatactatgTGGTCTGAAGAGACTcaatttgtacattttggaaGGCGTGTGTCCAATTACTACCAtaaaagtaacaccacatttcagaaaaaaacatcagaccaatagtaaaatatggtggtggtagtgtggtggtctggggctgttttgctgctgcaggacctggaagacttgccatgataaatgaatgaatgaaactttgGTTGAGCAGCAGGGCAATGATCTAAAACACCAGCAGGTCCACTGCAAGTTAGCttaacgcttgattgcagttgttgctgctaacgGGGGctatcactttttcacacaggaccacgtactgtttttatttccttaataaagtttcatttaaaagtctattttgtgttcagttgtgttgtgtttgacaATATTACCAAACAAACCGAATAATGACTCAAACGACTTAGCTTGACCAAGCAACTGCTCATGTAATTAGCATGTAGCTGAACGCATAACTACTAGCAGGTATTTTGGGAGGGAGCTGTGACAAGAAAATACAGACAATGAGACATTTTATTCCAATAAAGAATCATGTTTTAGTGTAGACAGAATCAATAACGCCTCTCGTTCAGTGTTGCACAACAGCTAAACCAGGCTTTCCCAAACATTTCCACCTGAAATGAACTATGGTCCCCCCAACCCCCAAATGCATTCAAACACATCAGATATTGCTACCAACATACAGGATGCTGAACATCAGGACTATTCCATTGCACTGTTCTGGTTGCTACATCAAGGAAAGGcaaagatcttctacatgaGAGCGGTTCTCTGCTGCGTTTAAGGACGTGATGTAAAatcactggtcaaagatcctgcaacaggagtgctctgctgtaaAGAAGttttgaaaaaactgaattaGAGTGCCTGTTTATGTTTAATGTGCCTTTGCAGTCCGGTGTATATTTGAGGTCTGGATTCAGAAAAGCCTGGATTAAACATAAGGAAGGATTCGTAATTTGGATTGGCAAACCGAAGAACTCCAAGCTGCACCTGAATTACCTGAACTACAAATGGCACGAAATGAACATTTTAGTCCTCTGAGATCACATTCATTTCCTCATGCATCACTTTTGCAAAAACAGAACATTTTCAACGTTATGTAAGGTACAATATCCAAAAAGCTACATGTCCACAAACACCATGAAGCACCAGCCGAGCCCCCCCACCATGAACATTGTGATCTGCATGCTGTAGATGATCAGGTCGTTCACGACCCCGAAGTCCAAGCGCCTGTGTCCAAGCAAGATGAGTATGACAGACAGCTTGTACTGCAAGCGCAGGAGGACGCGCACGCTCACGTACTGCACGAAGAACAGCGCGGACAGCGCCACCCACAGCAGGGAGGTCAGCAGACTGCAGCCGAAGTAGAGCAGGAAACGCAGGAAGCTGTAAATGCAGCGCGAGCGCAGGTAGAGGTCAAAGTTGTTGTACTTGGTGCGCACCAGCTTGGTGGCGTGCGTGGAGCCGCAGGCCGAGTGCATGCAGGTGGTGTGGGGGCCATGGAAGCTGCGCACCCGCCGAGGGATGGGGATCACAGGCATGGGTGGGCTACTGGAGCCCCCGGTTAGACAAGGACTTGCCTTGGGGCGGTGACGCTGCTTGCATTGTGTGGTGGCTGGCTGTTTCCTGCGAGGGGGAGTGGTTGGTAGAAGGCTAGCCAGCAAGCTAGCTTTTGTTTTCAACACCACTGGAGCACTGCGGAGATGAGACCACATGAGACCGTTATGGATGTAGTCCAAAGTGCAGATCATGCATTGCTAAACGGAAGAAGAACATACGGCAAACAATGCAGTACTTTACCATTACCTAGACTTAACTAGGGTTAAATTCCCGTttcctttcggacatgttgaaCAGTGCAAGTGTACTTCAATGCAACTTCAATAAACTAAACAGTACCATAATCTATAAGGGTGATTCAAACCCAATTGCggaaaaacataacactgatATTGATATAGCCCAGTACTTCTCAAAtagaggctttcatttcaatgcagacctaccaacatgtacaaatgtaaagtactcaacatgcaatttgactcttgaatattctgctatgctctccattttgttgcattttcctggtttcatttttaacttcagtctgtacagtacagataaatgaacaaatattatcagtttctctagtcGCAAGTTGCAGGCTAATGCATGGTATTCACCTACAACAACGAAAATAGCTAGCATACATCAAACAAAGCATTGtctacaacaaaaatagctagcATACATCAAACAAAGCATTATCAACAAGTGAGCGCGCTTACATGCAACTTACACGCCGTTTCCCGCCTTTGAAATTATTCTTCTCTGACACACACAGAAGAGTAACACTCtatgttacatttttaacaGTTGATTTCGATATAAACACACGATATTTGCCGTCTTTTCAACCAGATGTTCATCTCTTCCCCCCATCTACGGTGGAGAGGCTGCCGGAAGTACACCCCGTGTGTCGTAAAACGTTGGCGTCACCCAAGGTTGACGGCACTGCAGATTTAAAGGACCAGTACACACACTacagtgtacagtacagtactgatATGCCGcagcaaaaaaacattaactCTCACATGTTGGTTCGTTTTAGTtattttgtagttatttttagttatttttgaaaagtcacTAGAATAAACATTTTACAACATATTTTGGGAGAtgatattaaattaaatgtcatATGGTGATATCATATAGCAATGTCTCAAGAATAAAGTGgtcatttgattaaaaaaaataccaggaAGGGAGTAATTTGATTAGATAAATAGTGTACAAAaactgtaatatttttattttattatgagaCAAATTTTACAACATTAGATTAATACtccgaccagtcaagggtgtaccctgcctgcgTACAGCTGGGGTAGTCTCCAGCATATGCATATGTCCCACAAATAAGTGCTTATTATACATACAAAAGGGGTCATTTTGCAGAGGATTTCAGGCGTAAGAGGCGTTATGCAAAATTCGAAAAACAAACTTTACTGTGATATTTAACCAAACACACATAAAGCTGTCTCTGACACGGAATATACTACGTGTACTTTGGAATAATGACTGGAGTCAGTAATGGGATTCACTGAAGAATCGTTTGAACGGCAGCCAAATGGAGAAGGCTGCCGTGGCACACTagataatgaataataaatgtagGGGATAATTATATCTGTCCACAAGAGGGCACCATTTCCCGTCAAAAATAGTTTGGGTTACTTCCTAAATGTATCTGTGAATGTATCTGAAATAATTTGTCACTTGTAcgtcatgtacacacacacacagactttttttgtgtgtgtgtttatagatGTATCTTAGCAGTATCAACTGGGTCAACAAATATTGTACGTATATAAATGTACATTACAGAATAGATCGAGACAGGTTTTCCCacaagagggcgctgtttgTTCATCTAATAGTTAATCtaatcattatcattcattcattttctacctcttataaaataaataaataaataaataataataaaagtaaatatttactttcacttttagtgacaaaaatgtttatacatatacatttagaaaATATACAATgataatgaacatttttaatggatgctttcatttttggccaaaaatgaaacattaatTAACATAACTCCACTGTCCATCTTTTtatcagggttagggttactcTGGAAATGCtaatatatatactacacaATGAAACAACTATAAATATTAATGCCATCATATTATTTTCTACATGAATGACAAGGCTTTGGTGTGTTTGATCAGACATTATATTTCTATTTCCTTCTATTAGGTCACCAAATATGGCTCAAAGAGGAAGTCATGGCCACAGGTGAGGTGGTGAGAATCCAAACATGCTCTTTCATCCTCCTCCACTACCGTGTAGACTTGACCTGaatcaattaattcattaacTAAGTAGAGGTCACCACAGCCAGTAGTTGGCCAAGAcaaattaaatcaattattCAGGCTAATAAGATGAGGGAGACTTTTAATTAGTGAAGCTTTAATCAAAAAAAGGTTTGTTGCATTATGAAGCAGCTCCGAGAGAGACCAGTTTGGAGTCAAAGTCTAATTcacttggttgttttttttgttgttgttgttttacattttccacTGTTTTTGTGGAATGAATGACGGATTATTAGGGCcaaattggaaaaaaagattttactctatgaaaatattgcatttattcaTAGTGAAtgcacccaaaaaaattattgaagTAATAGAAATATTTAGTAAAACCTACTCAAAATAGTTGAGCAGCTACATCATCATTTGACTATACTTACAAATGATTAGTTCAGTCAACATAATTGACATATCGAGTTTCAGATCAAATCTTTTTGTGCAACCACTTCGAAAAATAAAATCAGGTTCATTGAACAAAAGTCTTGTTAAGCTAACCAGTGCTAAGATGCTAGTCTATCTGCGGTTCAACTATAATTATTTTCCTTTCTCTGTTGGAGTGTTTATTCGAACAAGCATGCGACGGGAGAGAGGTCACCGCTAACGAGAGGCCAACACAGGTCGTTAAGAGCGAGGTTAGAAACCTCGGGTGTGCACGTGGACGTTGTGAAGGAACGCTCGCGCCGCCGGCCGCCATTAACCAGATTGGCCTGTGGAGGTCAGTAGGGGTCAATTGATAGGTCAATCACCTTGTGGATTCCATGACCCCCTAGTCGTGTTGCCCTTTTGGAGCCGGGACGCCTGGACGCTCATTTGGCCTTGTGCATTCCGCTGctacctttaacatgaatagaaaataaaatctaTTCCATCACTTATGCTGATTTACGCTCGGGCCCCTGCAGCCCTCGAGACCGAGCTGAAGGAACATTTTTAATGCGGCGAGATTTATGCAGCAAATTACCTCACAGTAGTAAAAGTAGGAGGGCtggagtgtgtttgtgtcatatgttttttttttttttacacggcaATGCGCATCAATAATAGTAAAGACACTACAGTAAATGCCACCTGAAGTGCAAGACAGCAAACCTGAGATAAAAAGCGTGATGCAAAACAGTGAGATCCACACCAAGAAAAAAATACCTCCACACGCCGCTCCCGCAGGCAATGATGTCAGGGGTGGAGACGCTAACGAGGGTCGGGTGAGCGGGCTGACCTCATGACATCATGGCGGAGAAGGCGGTGATGACAGGATTAGAGGCGGAGGAAGGTTGAAGGACCCCTTGCAGTAAAGTAGCACGTGTTAACGTCATCTGTGTACTTCAAATAGTCGGACATTATAGCTCA is a window encoding:
- the LOC131115100 gene encoding transmembrane protein 250, whose protein sequence is MPVIPIPRRVRSFHGPHTTCMHSACGSTHATKLVRTKYNNFDLYLRSRCIYSFLRFLLYFGCSLLTSLLWVALSALFFVQYVSVRVLLRLQYKLSVILILLGHRRLDFGVVNDLIIYSMQITMFMVGGLGWCFMVFVDM